A part of Misgurnus anguillicaudatus chromosome 6, ASM2758022v2, whole genome shotgun sequence genomic DNA contains:
- the csk gene encoding tyrosine-protein kinase CSK, with translation MSTLETTWPPGTECVARYNFPGSTDRDLPMSKGDVITIIGVTKDPNWYKAKNSAGREGTIPANYVQKREGVKSGGKLSLMPWFHGKITREQAERLLYPPETGLFLVRESTNYPGDYTLCVSCDGKVEHYRIIYHNGKLSIDEEEYFENLMQLMEHYTNDADGLCTRLIKPKLMEGTVAAQDEFSRSGWALHRKELNLQQKIGKGEFGDVMVGDYRGQKVAVKCIKHDATAQAFVAEASVMTQLRHDNLVQMLGVIVEKGSLFIVTEYMAKGSLVDYLRSRGRSVIGGDRLINFSMDVCKAMEYLEANNFVHRDLAARNVLVSEDNKAKVSDFGLTKEASSTQDTAKLPVKWTSPEALREKKFSTKSDVWSYGILLWEIYSFGRVPYPRIPLKDVVPRVEQGYKMDAPDGCPPVVYDIMKQCWTLDTVVRPSFKELREQLQHIITNELYQ, from the exons ATGTCTACCTTAGAG ACGACCTGGCCTCCGGGCACAGAATGTGTGGCCAGGTACAACTTCCCCGGATCGACAGACCGGGACTTGCCAATGTCCAAAGGAGATGTAATTACCATTATTGGAGTCACAAAG GATCCCAATTGGTACAAAGCAAAAAACTCAGCTGGACGAGAGGGAACCATACCAGCAAACTATGTTCAGAAAAGGGAAGGTGTGAAATCGGGCGGTAAACTGAGTCTTATGCC ATGGTTTCATGGAAAGATCACACGTGAGCAGGCCGAGAGGCTCCTCTATCCCCCAGAGACGGGCCTCTTTCTGGTTCGTGAGAGCACCAACTACCCCGGCGACTACACCCTGTGTGTCAGCTGCGATGGCAAGGTGGAGCATTATCGCATCATCTACCACAACGGCAAGCTGTCCATTGATGAGGAGGAGTATTTTGAAAACCTCATGCAGCTCATGGAG CACTACACTAATGACGCAGATGGATTATGTACCAGACTCATCAAACCTAAACTCATGGAAGGGACCGTGGCAGCCCAAGATGAATTTTCAAGAA GTGGGTGGGCTCTGCATAGGAAGGAACTGAATCTTCAACAGAAGATTGGAAAGGGAGAGTTTGGGG ATGTGATGGTCGGAGACTACAGAGGCCAAAAAGTAGCGGTGAAGTGTATCAAACATGATGCCACAGCGCAGGCCTTCGTCGCAGAGGCTTCTGTCATGAC GCAATTACGGCATGATAATTTAGTGCAGATGCTGGGCGTGATTGTGGAGAAGGGAAGTCTCTTTATTGTCACGGAGTATATGGccaag GGCAGTCTAGTGGACTATTTACGCTCAAGGGGACGCAGTGTTATCGGTGGAGATCGTCTCATTAATTTCTCTATGGACGT GTGCAAGGCGATGGAATATCTGGAGGCTAATAACTTTGTGCACCGGGATCTCGCAGCACGTAATGTTTTGGTGTCAGAAGATAACAAAGCTAAAGTCAGCGACTTCGGCCTGACCAAGGAAGCTTCGTCTACTCAAGACACGGCCAAACTCCCGGTGAAGTGGACTTCACCCGAGGCCTTAAGGGAAAAG AAGTTTTCCACTAAGTCAGACGTATGGAGCTATGGCATCTTACTGTGGGAGATCTACTCCTTTGGTCGCGTACCATATCCAAGAATT CCTCTGAAGGACGTGGTCCCGCGCGTAGAGCAGGGTTATAAGATGGACGCTCCGGACGGCTGCCCGCCGGTGGTGTACGACATCATGAAGCAGTGCTGGACTCTGGACACTGTGGTACGACCCAGCTTCAAAGAACTGAGAGAGCAACTGCAACATATCATAACAAATGAGCTCTATCAATGA